A region of Gemmatimonadales bacterium DNA encodes the following proteins:
- the rfbB gene encoding dTDP-glucose 4,6-dehydratase gives MHLLVTGGLGFIGSNFVRYVLRERPTWTVTNLDLVTYAGNPANLEDLAGDGRYRFVKGDIARAEDVRRAIEPADAVVGFAAESHVDRSILSAEPFVRTNVIGTMVLLDAVRARTGCRYVHVSTDEVYGALTPDEPPFTEATPLDPTSPYAASKAAADHLALAYARTHGMDLVVTRCSNNYGPFQFPEKLIPLMITNAVDGIALPVYGDGRQVRDWIHVEDHCAGVLAALERGKAGEVYNFGGRSERHNIDIVRRILVLVGASPDLVRHVVDRPAHDRRYAIEPAKAERELGWRASRSFEQGLGDTVRWYLDNERWWRPVKDGSYRDFYRAWYEERSA, from the coding sequence GTGCATCTCCTCGTGACGGGCGGGCTGGGCTTCATCGGCTCGAACTTCGTACGCTACGTGCTGCGCGAGCGGCCGACCTGGACGGTGACGAACCTCGACCTCGTCACCTACGCCGGCAATCCGGCCAACCTCGAGGATCTCGCGGGCGACGGCCGATACCGCTTCGTCAAGGGAGACATCGCGCGGGCCGAGGATGTCCGGCGCGCGATCGAGCCCGCCGACGCCGTGGTGGGCTTCGCCGCCGAGAGCCACGTGGACCGCTCCATCCTTTCGGCCGAGCCGTTCGTGCGAACGAACGTGATCGGCACCATGGTGCTGTTGGACGCGGTGCGGGCGCGCACCGGGTGCCGCTACGTTCACGTCTCCACCGACGAAGTGTACGGCGCGCTGACGCCGGACGAGCCGCCGTTCACGGAGGCTACTCCGCTCGACCCGACGAGCCCGTACGCCGCGAGCAAGGCCGCCGCGGACCACCTCGCGCTGGCCTACGCGCGGACTCACGGCATGGACCTGGTGGTCACCCGATGTTCGAACAATTACGGCCCGTTCCAATTCCCGGAGAAGCTGATCCCGCTGATGATCACCAACGCTGTGGACGGGATCGCGCTGCCGGTGTATGGCGATGGCCGCCAGGTCCGCGACTGGATCCACGTCGAGGACCACTGCGCTGGAGTGCTGGCGGCGCTGGAGCGGGGTAAGGCGGGCGAGGTCTACAACTTCGGGGGCCGGTCGGAGCGCCACAACATCGACATCGTGCGGCGCATCCTGGTGCTGGTGGGGGCGTCGCCGGACCTGGTGCGGCACGTCGTTGACCGCCCGGCGCACGACCGCCGCTACGCCATCGAGCCGGCCAAGGCGGAGCGCGAGTTGGGATGGAGGGCCAGCCGCTCGTTCGAGCAGGGCTTGGGGGACACGGTGCGCTGGTACCTGGACAACGAGCGCTGGTGGCGGCCGGT